In a single window of the Diospyros lotus cultivar Yz01 chromosome 10, ASM1463336v1, whole genome shotgun sequence genome:
- the LOC127811902 gene encoding uncharacterized protein LOC127811902, with protein MASSQHRLQRHSSPSKQPNLGFAAVPSGFTSPRVTASKSGDRNPNSSSLPIKPAPEDVYLSNSSHLTREEVIRRRLHNLNQLTKVYSTHYWAMMEEIRAKHREYIWKFGRSPFRVEQEKEKEKEKEVSHDAVEANALCAFHGCSLKAMALTRFCHLHILSDPKQVLYKPCEYVIKSAQAGPITCGRPILRARVPAFCNVHLQKAQRLLKKAGLHASSSSKVAPRFHVIVAECVHQIQAKRRASLKENGDSVMVEEENCD; from the exons ATGGCTTCCTCTCAGCACCGCCTCCAGCGACACTCATCACCGTCAAAGCAACCCAATTTGGGATTCGCAGCTGTTCCATCGGGCTTCACAAGCCCTAGGGTCACCGCCTCAAAATCCGGCGACCGAAACCCTAATTCCTCATCTCTCCCTATAAAACCCGCCCCGGAAGACGTTTACCTCTCCAATTCCTCTCACCTCACTCGCGAGGAAGTCATCCGGCGCCGCCTGCACAACCTCAACCAGCTCACTAAGGTCTACAGCACCCATTATTGGGCCATGATGGAAGAAATTAGGGCAAAACACAGAGAGTACATCTGGAAGTTTGGCCGCTCTCCGTTTAGGGTTGAGCAAGAGaaggaaaaggagaaggaaaaggaaGTCTCGCACGACGCGGTTGAGGCGAACGCTCTGTGCGCCTTCCACGGCTGCTCGCTCAAGGCCATGGCCCTTACGAGGTTCTGTCATCTCCACATTCTCTCGGACCCTAAGCAAGTCCTCTACAAGCCCTGCGAATACGTCATCAAGAG TGCACAGGCTGGACCAATAACCTGTGGAAGGCCTATATTGCGGGCCAGGGTTCCCGCATTTTGCAATGTCCACCTTCAGAAAGCTCAGCGCTTGCTGAAGAAGGCAGGTCTCCATGCCTCTTCATCAAGCAAGGTTGCTCCAAGATTCCATGTCATAGTAGCAGAATGTGTGCACCAGATTCAAGCCAAAAGAAGAGCTTCATTGAAGGAAAATGGAGACAGTGTTATGGTTGAAGAAGAAAACTGTGACTGA
- the LOC127812248 gene encoding uncharacterized protein LOC127812248: MATIVLSYVQNLWPFSWMKFDDLKVSDGLVRKLSVPKSTKQFVFALREPESQAVIYMLCVQNLSERSVLDTEYLVREVRPDAVVVQVGPGVLDEIHRRETEVRTDIDESVPTSSFEVLKRCFVHKVNKDRYENVAGSLVFKEIFGIGLHEHFFAAKRVAEQVGSSFLMVESPFVTCCSDKSSMGEVESTNNFQALALQSNSLVPQNLNLVIPLNSRRFRLANDIHPQMMKSLSSYLTESSSVLEGGSGEFQPSADYEAPPFAQSIYPLLADLHNIFIGIPSIGRALANAQKMLKDVNKGETVDVKLLSEVYIFRIAVEGLRIALSNAGRLPIQKMRDQDSAITEFSELDVEEKSYSLLAQALRSQTKKFKSIVAIVDASSLAGIRQHWNSLVPVEVKDMIEQLITNCENDDESSNHNGKKGLLTGKPVVAVGAGATAVIGASSLSKVAPASTFMKVLTFKVPASLKLFMTQTQKTVAIALSKTVGPSKVVVPGFASTGAKTTSALKATASTEKIRAVAHSMIASAERTSLSAMRTAFYEIMRKRQVRPIGFLPWATFGCSIATCTGLLVYGDGMECVAESFPAAPSIARLGRGIQSLHLASQAAGQAEGSRIQKSIESLMYKFKKVKAQ, encoded by the coding sequence ATGGCAACGATAGTTTTGAGTTACGTGCAAAATTTGTGGCCTTTCTCGTGGATGAAGTTCGATGACTTGAAAGTTTCGGATGGATTAGTTCGCAAATTGTCGGTGCCCAAATCCACGAAACAATTTGTTTTTGCGCTGCGAGAACCAGAATCTCAGGCTGTGATATATATGCTATGTGTTCAGAATTTATCTGAGAGATCGGTTTTGGACACTGAGTACCTTGTTAGGGAAGTTCGACCTGATGCTGTAGTGGTTCAAGTGGGTCCTGGCGTATTGGATGAGATTCACCGGAGAGAAACTGAAGTCAGGACCGACATTGATGAATCAGTTCCAACTTCGTCTTTTGAGGTTTTGAAGAGGTGCTTTGTTCATAAAGTGAACAAAGACAGGTATGAAAATGTGGCTGGGAGCTTGGTTTTCAAGGAGATTTTTGGAATTGGCTTACATGAACATTTCTTTGCTGCCAAAAGGGTGGCTGAGCAAGTTGGCTCGTCCTTCTTGATGGTTGAATCTCCGTTCGTGACATGTTGCTCCGACAAAAGTTCCATGGGTGAAGTTGAATCAACAAACAACTTCCAAGCGTTAGCTTTACAATCTAACAGTTTGGTTCCACAAAACTTGAATTTGGTCATTCCCTTAAACTCTAGGAGATTTCGTCTTGCAAACGACATTCATCCTCAGATGATGAAGTCATTATCTTCGTATTTAACTGAGTCAAGTTCTGTTCTGGAGGGTGGTTCTGGAGAGTTTCAGCCATCGGCAGATTATGAGGCCCCACCATTTGCCCAGTCCATTTATCCCTTGCTTGCAGATTTGCACAACATTTTTATTGGCATACCATCTATTGGAAGGGCTTTAGCTAATGCTCAAAAGATGCTAAAGGACGTGAACAAAGGAGAAACAGTTGATGTCAAACTCCTGTCTGAAGTTTACATCTTTCGAATTGCAGTTGAAGGATTGAGAATTGCTTTAAGCAATGCAGGTCGGCTTCCTATTCAGAAAATGAGGGACCAGGACTCAGCTATAACTGAGTTTTCAGAGCTTGATGTTGAGGAAAAGTCATATTCTCTCCTAGCACAGGCCCTCAGAAGCCAGACTAAGAAGTTTAAATCCATTGTGGCAATAGTTGATGCTAGTAGCTTGGCTGGTATCAGGCAACATTGGAATAGTCTTGTACCCGTGGAAGTCAAGGATATGATTGAACAGCTGATCACAAATTGTGAGAATGATGATGAAAGCTCAAATCACAATGGAAAAAAGGGACTATTAACTGGTAAACCAGTGGTGGCAGTGGGTGCTGGAGCCACTGCCGTTATAGGAGCTTCATCCCTGTCAAAAGTTGCACCTGCATCAACCTTCATGAAGGTTCTTACTTTCAAAGTTCCTGCTTCGCTTAAACTATTTATGACCCAGACCCAAAAAACAGTTGCTATAGCACTTAGTAAGACTGTTGGTCCATCAAAAGTGGTAGTCCCAGGATTTGCAAGCACTGGAGCCAAAACAACGTCTGCCTTGAAGGCAACTGCTTCTACTGAAAAAATCCGGGCTGTGGCTCATAGCATGATAGCATCTGCAGAGAGAACGAGCCTTTCGGCCATGAGAACAGCATTTTATGAAATAATGAGGAAACGACAGGTCCGGCCAATTGGTTTTCTACCATGGGCTACATTTGGGTGCAGTATTGCTACTTGCACGGGGTTGCTTGTGTATGGTGATGGAATGGAATGTGTTGCCGAATCTTTTCCTGCCGCTCCTTCAATTGCCAGGCTGGGTCGTGGAATCCAAAGTTTGCACCTGGCCTCCCAAGCAGCGGGACAAGCAGAAGGCTCCAGGATACAGAAATCTATTGAATCCCTAATGTACAAATTTAAGAAAGTAAAGGCTCAGTAA
- the LOC127811944 gene encoding CMP-sialic acid transporter 2 isoform X1 yields the protein MNNGMIECSVCHSKLVSPNTKAVSRAYDRYRSKISSKQRALNVFLVVGDCILVGLQPILVFMSKVDGSFKFSPISVNFLTEIAKVLFAVVMLLLQARSQKVGEKPLLSISTFVQAARNNVLLAIPAFLYAINNYLKFIMQLYFNPATVKMLSNLKVLVIAILLKIIMKRRFSIIQWEALALLLIGISINQLRSLPEGTTALGLPVASGAYLYTLIFVTVPSLASVYNEYALKSQYETSIYLQNLFLYGYGAIFNFLGILVTALVKGPSSFDILQGHSKATMLLIFNNAAQGILSSFFFKYADTILKKYSSTVATIFTGIASAALFGHTLTINFILGISVVFISMHQFFSPLSKVKDEPQNGMLDFKDNHSFRSRDSSFINMAAGANEEASHRVESDERRPLLPT from the exons ATGAACAACGGGATGATAGAGTGCAGCGTCTGTCATTCCAAGTTGGTGTCTCCAAATACCAAAGCTGTGTCAAGGGCTTATGACAGATACAGGAGCAAGATATCGTCAAAGCAACGGGCTCTCAATGTCTTTTTGGTGGTTGGCGATTGTATCTTAGTTGGTTTACAG cctattttagtttttatgtcCAAGGTGGATGGGAGTTTCAAGTTTAGTCCTATCAGTGTTAACTTTTTGACAGAGATTGCAAAGGTTCTCTTTGCTGTTGTAATGCTCTTGTTACAG GCCAGGTCCCAGAAAGTTGGAGAGAAGCCGCTCCTCTCCATTTCCACTTTTGTTCAG GCAGCTCGCAACAATGTGCTACTTGCAATTCCAGCATTTCTCTATGCCATCAATAACTATCTAAAGTTCATCATGCAG CTATATTTCAATCCTGCAACTGTGAAGATGCTGAGCAATCTGAAG GTCCTGGTAATTGCTATTTTATTGAAGATAATAATGAAGCGTCGGTTCTCCATAATTCAG tGGGAGGCTCTTGCTCTATTGCTAATTGGGATTAGCATAAACCAATTGCGGTCCCTACCTGAGGGTACTACTGCTCTGGGTCTTCCTGTTGCATCTGGTGCATATTTGTATACACTGATCTTT GTCACAGTTCCATCTTTGGCCTCGGTCTACAATGAATACGCTTTGAAGAGCCAATATGAGACAAGTATTTATCTTCAG AACCTGTTTTTGTATGGATATGGTGCTATTTTCAACTTCCTTGGAATTCTCGTAACTGCCCTTGTCAAAG GCCCTAGTAGCTTTGACATCTTGCAAGGCCATTCAAAAGCTACCATGCTTCTTATATTCAACAATGCAGCCCAAGGAATACTAtcctcctttttcttcaaatatgCAG ATACCATATTGAAGAAGTATTCATCAACTGTTGCTACTATATTCACTGGAATAGCATCTGCTGCTTTATTCGGGCATACCCTGACTATAAACTTCATCTTAGGAATTTCAGTTGTTTTCATCTCAATGCACCAG TTCTTTTCACCTCTTTCAAAGGTGAAGGATGAACCGCAAAATGGGATGCTGGATTTTAAGGATAACCACAG TTTTAGGTCAAGGGATTCATCTTTCATAAATATGGCTGCCGGAGCAAATGAGGAG GCTAGTCATCGTGTAGAATCGGATGAAAGGCGGCCACTTCTTCCCACTTAA
- the LOC127811944 gene encoding CMP-sialic acid transporter 2 isoform X2 gives MNNGMIECSVCHSKLVSPNTKAVSRAYDRYRSKISSKQRALNVFLVVGDCILVGLQPILVFMSKVDGSFKFSPISVNFLTEIAKVLFAVVMLLLQARSQKVGEKPLLSISTFVQAARNNVLLAIPAFLYAINNYLKFIMQLYFNPATVKMLSNLKVLVIAILLKIIMKRRFSIIQWEALALLLIGISINQLRSLPEGTTALGLPVASGAYLYTLIFVTVPSLASVYNEYALKSQYETSIYLQNLFLYGYGAIFNFLGILVTALVKGPSSFDILQGHSKATMLLIFNNAAQGILSSFFFKYADTILKKYSSTVATIFTGIASAALFGHTLTINFILGISVVFISMHQFFSPLSKVKDEPQNGMLDFKDNHRSRDSSFINMAAGANEEASHRVESDERRPLLPT, from the exons ATGAACAACGGGATGATAGAGTGCAGCGTCTGTCATTCCAAGTTGGTGTCTCCAAATACCAAAGCTGTGTCAAGGGCTTATGACAGATACAGGAGCAAGATATCGTCAAAGCAACGGGCTCTCAATGTCTTTTTGGTGGTTGGCGATTGTATCTTAGTTGGTTTACAG cctattttagtttttatgtcCAAGGTGGATGGGAGTTTCAAGTTTAGTCCTATCAGTGTTAACTTTTTGACAGAGATTGCAAAGGTTCTCTTTGCTGTTGTAATGCTCTTGTTACAG GCCAGGTCCCAGAAAGTTGGAGAGAAGCCGCTCCTCTCCATTTCCACTTTTGTTCAG GCAGCTCGCAACAATGTGCTACTTGCAATTCCAGCATTTCTCTATGCCATCAATAACTATCTAAAGTTCATCATGCAG CTATATTTCAATCCTGCAACTGTGAAGATGCTGAGCAATCTGAAG GTCCTGGTAATTGCTATTTTATTGAAGATAATAATGAAGCGTCGGTTCTCCATAATTCAG tGGGAGGCTCTTGCTCTATTGCTAATTGGGATTAGCATAAACCAATTGCGGTCCCTACCTGAGGGTACTACTGCTCTGGGTCTTCCTGTTGCATCTGGTGCATATTTGTATACACTGATCTTT GTCACAGTTCCATCTTTGGCCTCGGTCTACAATGAATACGCTTTGAAGAGCCAATATGAGACAAGTATTTATCTTCAG AACCTGTTTTTGTATGGATATGGTGCTATTTTCAACTTCCTTGGAATTCTCGTAACTGCCCTTGTCAAAG GCCCTAGTAGCTTTGACATCTTGCAAGGCCATTCAAAAGCTACCATGCTTCTTATATTCAACAATGCAGCCCAAGGAATACTAtcctcctttttcttcaaatatgCAG ATACCATATTGAAGAAGTATTCATCAACTGTTGCTACTATATTCACTGGAATAGCATCTGCTGCTTTATTCGGGCATACCCTGACTATAAACTTCATCTTAGGAATTTCAGTTGTTTTCATCTCAATGCACCAG TTCTTTTCACCTCTTTCAAAGGTGAAGGATGAACCGCAAAATGGGATGCTGGATTTTAAGGATAACCACAG GTCAAGGGATTCATCTTTCATAAATATGGCTGCCGGAGCAAATGAGGAG GCTAGTCATCGTGTAGAATCGGATGAAAGGCGGCCACTTCTTCCCACTTAA